One window of the Methanobacterium bryantii genome contains the following:
- a CDS encoding FAD-dependent oxidoreductase gives MKAIVVGSGAGGGIIAKELAKAGISVTVIEKGPSTITKNAYKHYDILNVGTEVSSTVCLGGTTLVTAGNAVRTCEESFKKLGINLSSEFEEIEEELHINTLPDSHFGEGTQKIMDAARSLGLEIQKMPKFIYPDLCKPCGKCAFGCPRDAKWTSIKFIEEAEEYGAKIVENTPVTDIIISDRKVKGVKSEDNIFEADIVILSAGAIQTPRLLQKIGIDAGNNLFVDTFVTVGGMLKNIKYNKEVSMNTLIKLDDIVLAPHFSEILVNKLKKYNARKKDVLGLMIKIKDEPSGKVTQDDVIKFNTAEDIALLARGTAIAGAILTETGVIPETLVSTYARGAHPGGTAAIGDVVDTNLQTEIEGLYVADASVLPEAPGAPPVVTILALSKRLAKHIINK, from the coding sequence ATGAAAGCTATAGTTGTAGGATCAGGTGCAGGTGGGGGGATCATTGCAAAAGAACTTGCTAAAGCAGGCATTTCAGTCACTGTAATTGAAAAAGGACCATCTACTATCACTAAAAATGCATATAAACATTATGATATATTGAATGTGGGGACCGAAGTGTCAAGTACTGTCTGTTTAGGAGGTACTACCCTTGTAACAGCAGGAAATGCGGTAAGAACATGTGAAGAGTCTTTCAAAAAATTAGGAATTAATTTAAGCAGTGAATTTGAAGAAATAGAAGAAGAACTGCACATAAATACTCTTCCAGACTCACATTTTGGAGAAGGAACCCAGAAAATAATGGACGCTGCCAGATCTTTAGGTCTGGAAATTCAAAAAATGCCCAAGTTCATATACCCTGATTTATGTAAACCCTGCGGTAAATGTGCCTTCGGCTGTCCAAGAGATGCAAAATGGACCAGCATTAAATTTATCGAAGAAGCTGAAGAATATGGCGCAAAAATTGTAGAAAACACTCCTGTTACTGATATTATTATTTCTGATAGAAAAGTAAAGGGCGTAAAAAGTGAGGATAATATATTTGAAGCTGATATTGTAATTTTATCAGCTGGTGCAATACAAACACCTCGATTACTGCAGAAGATAGGGATAGATGCAGGTAACAACCTTTTTGTTGATACATTTGTTACAGTTGGAGGAATGCTTAAAAATATAAAGTACAACAAGGAAGTGTCCATGAATACCCTTATAAAATTAGATGATATAGTTTTGGCCCCTCATTTTTCAGAAATTTTAGTAAATAAACTCAAAAAGTATAATGCTCGTAAAAAAGATGTTCTGGGGCTTATGATTAAAATAAAAGACGAACCTTCAGGTAAAGTTACACAGGATGATGTAATTAAATTCAACACTGCAGAAGATATTGCTCTTTTAGCACGTGGAACCGCTATTGCCGGTGCAATATTAACTGAAACAGGTGTAATTCCAGAAACACTTGTATCAACTTATGCAAGAGGAGCACACCCCGGTGGAACTGCTGCAATAGGTGATGTTGTTGACACTAATTTGCAGACTGAAATAGAAGGCCTTTATGTTGCAGATGCGAGTGTTTTACCTGAAGCTCCTGGAGCACCACCGGTTGTTACTATTCTTGCACTTTCAAAAAGGCTCGCCAAGCATATAATCAATAAATAA
- a CDS encoding cation-translocating P-type ATPase translates to MSNSPLQPSGIEEAGYRLSKEEAARKMGVSPEEGLSSTEAASRLKSYGPNILEEEKEKPAWRKWLEQYKAYMQIVLVIAAIVGLLIGEIRTFILLILLTVFIANLGYRQEAKASKSVAELNKMMKVVSKVRRDGSVSSIDADKIVPGDMVILDAGDRVPADGRVMVSANLQVEEAALTGESMAVDKKTDMITKKDIPLGDRVNMAFMNTNVTRGHGEVLVTQTGMSSEVGHIATMLKEHKAGKTPLMQQIDRVTLFIIGIAVIAFICILTIGLSQGGSFTNLFNIGISLAIGSIPDALPAVVTTILAMGMVAMAKKNAIIKNLPAVETLGSTSAINSDKTGTLTMNQMTVRDISTAQHHYTVSGEGYSFDGKIKRTEGGPEENLDYVLFPCALCIDTDIKDGEVVGDPTEAALYVLAEKGGLNVREFRRNNPRIASIPFDSEYKFMATFHKMKTREGMPVIRAYVKGAPDVIIGLSSYGRMPDGSAHELSTDSRKKVEDENERIAGEGLRVLALAQKDFDPSSFDPNRELMPLMQGLMMTALIGEVDPPRAEAKDAIMKAKRAGVRVRMITGDHAVTAEAIGRELGIDGRTITGAEFAALSDGEAENQIDEIGVLARVAPEHKVRLVKTLKKKGNIVAMTGDGVNDAPSIKAADIGIAMGITGTDVAKGAAKMILVDDNFKTIVTAIEEGRKIYDNLQKFLRIQIANMFMFILAFLGSSIFAIAGTALFTPGQVLWIHMLVVAPIGVMFGLDMASPGIMTRKPRKHDEEIISKGMYIRLFIAGAFMAAASLYVYHMGQISYGSMQIGQTMGLVSISLMNIFLALNLRFPKDTSFQSATFSNTRLLYAYLWILLVTILITESRIFHELFGTVSLDAYQWGICFIPAVLLFVIGEIFKGYLRYSNKKHHLNQK, encoded by the coding sequence ATGTCTAATTCACCATTGCAGCCTTCAGGCATTGAAGAGGCAGGGTATAGATTAAGTAAAGAAGAAGCTGCAAGAAAGATGGGAGTTTCCCCTGAGGAAGGGCTTAGTTCTACTGAAGCCGCCAGCCGATTAAAGAGTTATGGGCCCAACATACTTGAAGAAGAAAAGGAAAAACCCGCCTGGAGAAAATGGTTAGAGCAGTACAAGGCTTACATGCAGATAGTCCTCGTTATTGCAGCTATAGTAGGCCTTTTAATTGGTGAGATCAGAACTTTTATACTTCTTATTCTTTTAACAGTTTTCATTGCTAATTTGGGATATCGTCAGGAGGCCAAGGCTTCAAAAAGCGTTGCTGAACTTAATAAAATGATGAAAGTTGTTTCTAAAGTGCGCAGGGATGGTTCTGTTTCCTCGATTGATGCTGATAAAATTGTACCTGGAGATATGGTGATTTTAGATGCTGGTGATCGTGTCCCTGCTGACGGCAGGGTGATGGTCTCTGCCAATCTCCAGGTGGAAGAGGCTGCCCTTACTGGAGAGAGCATGGCTGTGGATAAGAAAACTGATATGATCACCAAAAAGGATATTCCACTTGGCGATAGGGTTAACATGGCTTTCATGAACACTAACGTGACCAGGGGACATGGGGAGGTCTTGGTTACCCAAACTGGCATGAGCTCAGAAGTGGGGCACATTGCCACCATGCTAAAAGAACATAAAGCAGGGAAAACGCCCCTCATGCAGCAGATCGACAGGGTCACATTATTTATTATAGGAATAGCAGTGATTGCATTTATATGTATTCTAACAATTGGGCTTTCCCAGGGAGGATCCTTCACAAACCTCTTCAATATAGGCATATCCCTAGCTATAGGTTCTATTCCTGACGCACTGCCAGCTGTCGTAACCACCATATTGGCCATGGGCATGGTGGCGATGGCAAAGAAAAATGCCATCATCAAAAACCTGCCTGCAGTAGAAACGCTGGGATCCACCTCAGCAATCAATTCAGATAAGACTGGGACACTGACAATGAACCAGATGACTGTACGGGACATTTCAACAGCACAACACCATTACACTGTCTCTGGGGAAGGTTACAGTTTTGATGGAAAAATAAAAAGAACTGAAGGGGGACCAGAAGAGAACCTTGATTATGTCCTTTTTCCATGTGCTCTTTGCATTGACACTGATATTAAGGATGGAGAAGTTGTTGGAGACCCGACTGAAGCTGCTCTTTATGTACTTGCTGAAAAAGGAGGCCTGAATGTCAGGGAGTTCCGGAGGAATAATCCTCGAATTGCAAGCATTCCATTTGATTCAGAATATAAATTCATGGCAACCTTCCATAAAATGAAAACACGCGAAGGTATGCCTGTAATTCGAGCATATGTTAAGGGGGCTCCTGATGTGATCATTGGGTTGTCTTCATATGGACGGATGCCTGATGGATCGGCTCATGAGCTTAGTACAGACAGCAGAAAGAAAGTTGAAGATGAAAACGAACGTATAGCAGGTGAAGGATTAAGGGTTCTTGCCCTTGCCCAGAAAGATTTTGACCCTTCATCTTTTGATCCCAATCGTGAGTTGATGCCCCTCATGCAGGGGCTCATGATGACTGCACTTATTGGGGAAGTGGATCCACCACGTGCAGAAGCAAAGGATGCAATTATGAAGGCAAAAAGGGCAGGTGTTAGGGTCAGAATGATTACGGGGGACCATGCAGTTACAGCTGAGGCAATTGGCCGGGAACTGGGTATTGATGGAAGGACGATTACTGGTGCAGAATTTGCGGCACTAAGTGACGGGGAAGCTGAAAACCAGATCGACGAAATTGGAGTTCTTGCCAGGGTTGCGCCGGAACATAAGGTCAGGCTGGTGAAAACTCTTAAGAAGAAAGGTAACATTGTGGCAATGACTGGCGACGGTGTAAATGATGCTCCATCAATCAAGGCAGCAGATATAGGTATTGCAATGGGTATTACAGGTACTGACGTAGCTAAGGGGGCTGCCAAGATGATCCTTGTTGATGACAACTTTAAAACCATCGTAACAGCCATAGAAGAAGGGCGGAAGATCTATGATAACCTGCAGAAGTTCCTTAGAATCCAGATCGCCAACATGTTCATGTTTATACTGGCATTTTTGGGGTCTTCAATATTTGCCATTGCAGGTACAGCTCTTTTCACTCCCGGACAGGTCTTATGGATCCATATGCTTGTTGTAGCACCAATAGGAGTAATGTTTGGACTTGATATGGCATCACCGGGTATTATGACGCGGAAACCTCGAAAACATGACGAGGAGATCATCTCAAAAGGAATGTATATTCGATTATTTATTGCAGGGGCATTCATGGCAGCGGCATCGCTCTATGTATATCATATGGGACAAATATCTTATGGTTCCATGCAGATTGGCCAGACTATGGGACTTGTATCAATATCACTGATGAATATTTTCCTTGCTTTAAATCTCCGATTTCCTAAAGATACATCATTTCAAAGCGCCACTTTTTCAAATACCCGACTCCTTTATGCGTATCTCTGGATTTTATTAGTTACAATCCTCATTACAGAATCAAGGATTTTTCATGAGCTCTTTGGCACTGTTTCACTTGATGCATACCAGTGGGGCATATGTTTCATTCCAGCAGTATTACTTTTTGTTATAGGGGAAATATTCAAGGGATATCTCCGCTACAGCAATAAAAAACATCATTTAAATCAAAAATAA
- the feoB gene encoding ferrous iron transport protein B, with amino-acid sequence MAGAGENKPQKSGNGKGHGKRHQNRHKHGQNNKTASDFTIALAGNANVGKSVIFNDLTGSNQIIGNWPGKTIERAEGKLHFEGYDIDVIDLPGIYSFSTYSLEEIVSREYIALEKPDVVINVVDAAVLERNLFFTMQLIEMEVPLVICVNQIDIAKQKGINIDTEKLQAALGVPVVATVAVRGEGLHELIETATEIAEKEVNKAATLEYGSEVENKIQELTDLIQSKNLDLGYPSRWVAIKLIENDPEIQKLVKSKSEEVADIAYVLAEEIENIHREPSFSVIASERYSLANRIAEGAQMQSEIKITFSEKLDRIVTHRVYGYITSALVIGGLLLWTFVVGNFFSGLLSDAFSFFQPVDPQVSGGLASVLWNGAFGGIVAGVTLVIPFVVPFYIMLSLIENSGILTRVAFMMDTLMHKIGLHGKALIPMILGYGCNVPAIDQTRILETRRERLLASFAITFAPCAARTIIVLGLVAVFVNIWWAIALYAIDLAIIFIMGRIALKVVPGESTGLIMEMHSFKVPSLSTALKQTWTRTKSLIYLVLPIYVIASALIQALYVLGVLGPINAALTPITVMWLGLPAISGILLIFGVVRKEFVLLMLVTLVGPNLAAFLTPVQFIVLALVSMLFIPCLSTITILIREFGVKAATYISAANLVTAIVIGGIAFRVLSLVF; translated from the coding sequence TTGGCGGGGGCTGGCGAAAACAAACCTCAAAAATCAGGGAATGGAAAAGGTCATGGTAAAAGGCACCAAAATAGACATAAACACGGGCAAAATAATAAAACAGCATCTGATTTTACAATTGCACTTGCAGGAAACGCTAATGTTGGTAAAAGTGTTATTTTTAACGATCTTACAGGTTCCAACCAGATTATAGGGAACTGGCCTGGAAAAACAATTGAGAGGGCAGAAGGTAAACTTCATTTTGAAGGTTATGACATCGATGTAATTGATTTACCTGGAATATATTCTTTTTCTACATATTCACTGGAAGAAATTGTATCAAGGGAGTATATTGCACTGGAAAAACCTGATGTTGTTATTAATGTTGTTGATGCTGCCGTTTTAGAAAGGAACCTATTTTTTACAATGCAACTCATTGAAATGGAAGTACCTCTGGTTATATGTGTTAATCAGATTGATATAGCAAAACAAAAAGGAATTAATATCGATACTGAAAAACTGCAGGCAGCATTAGGAGTGCCGGTTGTAGCTACTGTAGCTGTAAGGGGAGAAGGATTACACGAATTAATTGAAACAGCCACAGAAATAGCAGAAAAAGAGGTAAATAAAGCTGCTACATTGGAATATGGTAGTGAAGTGGAAAATAAAATTCAAGAACTAACTGATTTAATTCAGTCCAAAAATCTGGATTTAGGATATCCATCCCGGTGGGTAGCCATAAAGCTGATAGAAAACGATCCAGAGATTCAAAAGTTAGTGAAGTCCAAATCTGAAGAGGTTGCGGATATAGCATATGTTCTAGCAGAGGAAATAGAAAATATCCATAGGGAGCCTTCTTTTTCAGTTATTGCATCTGAAAGGTACTCTCTTGCAAATAGAATTGCAGAAGGAGCTCAGATGCAGAGCGAAATAAAGATCACATTCTCAGAGAAACTGGACAGGATAGTTACACATAGGGTCTATGGTTATATCACTTCGGCTCTGGTAATAGGTGGCCTACTTTTATGGACATTTGTGGTTGGGAATTTCTTTTCAGGCCTGCTTTCAGACGCTTTTAGCTTCTTCCAACCTGTAGATCCTCAAGTAAGTGGAGGTTTAGCAAGTGTTCTGTGGAACGGTGCATTTGGAGGTATTGTAGCAGGGGTTACACTTGTTATACCCTTTGTAGTTCCATTTTATATAATGCTCAGTCTAATTGAAAATTCTGGAATATTAACCAGGGTTGCATTTATGATGGATACACTGATGCATAAAATAGGGCTGCACGGAAAGGCACTTATCCCTATGATCCTTGGTTATGGCTGCAATGTTCCAGCTATTGACCAGACCCGTATTTTAGAAACACGACGTGAAAGACTGCTTGCATCATTTGCCATTACATTTGCGCCATGTGCCGCAAGAACAATCATAGTTCTTGGTCTTGTAGCGGTTTTTGTCAACATATGGTGGGCGATTGCACTTTATGCCATTGACCTTGCAATTATATTTATAATGGGTAGAATTGCTTTAAAAGTGGTACCTGGCGAGTCAACAGGATTGATAATGGAAATGCATTCATTTAAAGTACCATCCCTATCAACTGCACTCAAGCAGACATGGACACGGACTAAATCCCTGATTTATCTGGTACTTCCAATATATGTTATTGCCAGTGCACTTATACAGGCCCTATATGTTCTCGGCGTTTTAGGACCTATAAATGCCGCTTTAACCCCTATTACCGTTATGTGGTTAGGTCTTCCTGCAATTTCAGGTATTCTCTTAATATTTGGTGTTGTTAGAAAAGAATTTGTTCTTTTAATGCTGGTGACTTTGGTTGGCCCAAATCTAGCTGCCTTTTTAACACCGGTTCAATTTATAGTGCTGGCCCTTGTATCTATGCTGTTCATTCCATGCCTGTCTACCATCACAATATTGATCCGCGAATTTGGAGTGAAAGCCGCGACATATATATCTGCAGCTAACCTTGTCACAGCCATAGTTATTGGGGGGATAGCGTTTAGAGTACTTTCTTTAGTATTCTAA
- a CDS encoding metal-dependent transcriptional regulator, with product MPKNTTISGNVEEYLELLYKLGPNGERVSTSMISENLKIAPASATQMLKKLAVKGYVEYSPYKGVVLTEEGLKIAKKITRKHRLLERFLCDILKIKSDKIHDQACEMEHVLSDDAERALCHLLEQPNKCPGDSVIPECDLKFTTCEECKERKEVDVEEVGKRNENLISILDLNEDKKGRVSFIRGDHKVIRRLLDMGITIGAIISVIKVAPLGGPVEVAVRGSKLALGRDIASNVFIEACDEMGC from the coding sequence ATGCCAAAGAATACAACAATTAGCGGAAATGTAGAGGAATATCTTGAACTATTATACAAGCTTGGCCCAAACGGAGAAAGGGTTTCAACATCAATGATTTCAGAAAATCTAAAAATTGCACCAGCAAGTGCTACCCAAATGCTTAAAAAACTAGCAGTTAAAGGCTACGTAGAATACTCTCCATATAAAGGAGTGGTATTGACAGAGGAAGGCCTTAAAATTGCAAAAAAAATTACCAGAAAGCATAGATTACTTGAACGATTTTTATGTGACATCTTAAAGATCAAAAGTGATAAGATTCATGACCAGGCATGTGAAATGGAACATGTACTCTCTGACGATGCAGAAAGAGCACTTTGCCATCTTTTAGAACAGCCTAATAAATGTCCTGGTGACAGCGTTATTCCAGAATGTGATTTAAAATTTACAACCTGTGAAGAATGCAAAGAAAGGAAAGAAGTAGATGTAGAAGAAGTTGGAAAGAGGAATGAAAACCTAATCTCAATACTTGACCTTAACGAAGACAAAAAAGGTAGAGTAAGTTTTATAAGGGGAGATCACAAGGTAATTCGAAGGCTTCTAGATATGGGAATTACCATCGGCGCAATTATAAGTGTAATCAAAGTTGCCCCACTCGGAGGCCCTGTTGAAGTTGCAGTTAGAGGATCAAAACTTGCCCTTGGTCGAGATATAGCTTCAAACGTTTTTATTGAAGCTTGTGATGAGATGGGGTGCTGA